A segment of the Catenuloplanes nepalensis genome:
TGGTAGCCGAGGTCCGCGATCACCCGCAGCGCGTCCGCCAGCCGGTGGTTCGCGAACCCGTTCGTCCCGTAGCCGAACCGCAGTCCCGGCACACCGCCCGGATCCGCCGCGGTCGCATCGTGCGCGTGAGGTGAGGGTCCAGCCGCCTCGTTCGGGTGCGGCCTCATGTCGGGGACACCTTCCGCGCGAGCAGGCGGGCCAGCGGTGCCGCCGCCGCGACCGCGATCCCGGCCGGTGACGATCCGGCGCGGGCGGTGAGCGCCCCCTGCAACGCGGGCAGCGCCGTGATCCCGGCGCCGACCGCCGCCCGGATCGTGCCGGGACCCGGACTCAGAATCGCCCGCACCTGCGCCGCTCCGTAACCGGCCAGGTACTGCCCGACCAGCGCACCGACCACGGCCGCCCGGCCCGCCGACCAGCGGCCCGCGCCGGCTGGGACGGCGACGCCGGCACCGCGGAACGCATGGCCGGCGGCACGACGCCCGAAGCCCGCACCGCCGAACCCGGACCCGGCAGCACGCGCTCCAGACCCGGCATCGCGAGATCCGAACCCGGCGGCACGGGAACCGGTCCCAGCAGCACGAGATGCGGACCCGTCATCGCGAGATCCGGCGCCAGCGGCGCGAGATCCCAAACTAGCGGCGCGAGATCCGACGCCGTCGGCGCGACGTCCCAAGCCGGCGACGCGAGATCCGAAGCCGACGGCACGAGATCCCAAGCCGGCGGCGCGAGGCGTGGGCGTGGCGCCGCCGGTCGAAGGGTCGCCGAGTTTAAGCCCCGGGCCGGCGCGGTGTGGTGTGGAGGTGGCGATGGCGGCGCTGAGGGCGGCGGTCGCGGTGAGGGTCGTGGCGGGCAGGGCCGGGGTGGCGCCGGAGACCTCGCGACGGGAGAGTTCGGTGACCGTGTAGGTGTGCGCGGCGATCACGGCGGCTGCGGGAAGTGCCCGCCACAGGGCTCTACCGACGGCGCCGGAAGCGTCGAGGGGGCCGGAACGTGGCGTCGTGGTCGCGCCGAGGAGGACGTCGAGCGCGCGGCAGGCCGCCATCACGGCGGGGCCGGCCGGTGTGTTCTTGGCGCGCAGGTCATAGGCCCAGATGGTGGCGGCCAGTGGCAGCGCGACCGCGAGCGAGCGCCGGCCACCGACCGCGGCGGCGACCCCCAGTCCGGCCGCCGTCAGCCCGGCGGCCAGGCCGAATGCGGCGCCGGGGCGGACCCGGCCGGAGGGGATGGGCCGTTCGGGCCGCTCGGTCGCATCGAGGTGGCGGTCGGCCCAGTCGTTCGCGGCCATACCGGCCCAGTAGAGGCAGACCGATGCGGCGGAGAGCGCCCCGGTGGCGGGCGTGAGCACCCCGGCCGCGCTGGCACCGGCGACCAGGTCACCGGGCACGGACAGCGCCGCGGGCGCGCGCACGAGTTCGGCCAGGTCCGCGAGCCCGGCCATCAGGCCACTCCCCCAGCATGCCGGCCGCCGCCGGCGTCATCGCCTCCATGACGCGATGCATCAACATGTTGACCGCCGTCAACACCAGCAGCATCAACACGACCACCATCAACACGACCGCCGTCAACATGACCGCCGTCAACACGAGCAGCGTCGAGACGAGCGCCGTCAACACGAGCGCCGTCAACACGACCGCCGTCAACACGAGCGCCGTCAACACGACCGCCGTCAACATGAGCGCCGTCAACATGAGCGCCGTCAACATGAGCGGCGTCAACACGAGCGGCGTCAACATGACGGGTGGTATCGCCATGATCCGGCGCGGCGGGATCCGCGGTGTCCGGCGCGGGAACGGGCGAGGTGGGACCGACGGCCGGGGACGCGCCGGCGGGTGAGGCCGCCGAGCCACCGAAGCCGGCGGCCGAGGCCGGTGGAAGCGCGGATGCGGCGGGTGGGGTGCCGGCCGTACCCGGGAGGGATGTGGAAAGGTCCTCGACGAAGGTGACGAGGCGGGACCATTGGTCGGCGAGCGCACCGGGGGCGTCGCCGATCGGGTCCTTGAAGAAGAAGGCGAGCTCCGGCAGCGCGCCGGTGCGACCGGCGGCGTGCGCGGCGGCGGTGAGGCGGGCCAGGTCCAGGATCAGCGGCGCGGCCAGGGCCGAGTCGCACCCGTGCCAGGTGAACTCCATCCGCATGCCGGTGCCGAGGAAGCCGGTGAAGCTGATCAGGTCCCAGGCGGCCTTGAAGTCGCCGAGCGTCTCCACGTAGTCGATGCGGGTGGTGCCCTGCGGCTCGTAGCCGAGCGTGTCGGCGAGGACGCGCTGCTTACTGGCGGTCTTGGCGGCGTTCGCGGCCGGGTCGGCGAGCCGGGCGCCGTCGCCGCCGCCGAGCAGGTTGAGGCCGGACCAGCTGCGCACGCGCAGGTTCCGGCTGGCGAACATCGGCGCGAGCACGGACTTGACCAGCGTCTCACCGGTCTTGCCGTCGTTGCCGCCGTAGGGCACGCCCCGCGAGCGCGCCATCGCGTCCAGCATGGACAGCCGCGCTCCGGTCGACGGCGTGAAGTCCACGAAGGACGCGCCGGCGAGAAACGCGGCATATGCCGCACGCGAGCTGGGTGGCAGCGCGTCCAGATCCGCCGTTTCAAGATCTTGCGAGGGTACGGGTTCCGTGCTCGCCACGTTGATGACGACCACCCGGTCGAGGCCGTTGGACTCACGGAAGTGCACGATGTCGCGCGCGATGCCGTCCACCGACTCCGGTAGCGGAAGCACGGAACCGTCCACCGCGGACAGCTCGGCACACAGCGCGGCGGCCAGGTGCGCGGGCAGCACACCGGCCGCGCCGAGTTCCTCCGCCTTCTTCGGCAGCGGCGTGTCGGTGATGTCGTGGCCGCCGAAGACCAGCGACGGGATGGGCGGGAGCCAGGGGCGGGCGAGCGCGGGCAGCTCGGTGACGCAGCCGTCGGTGCCGGCCAGGCCGGCCCGGATGGCGAGCGCGCCGGTGATCGCGGTGGTGGCGACGGAGCCTCTGGCGCCGATGAGCCAGACGCCGGTGCGGGGGGAGACGAAGGACACTGGGACCGACCTCCGGTGGTGATGTGGCCCCGCCCGCCGCGCCTTCCGGGGTGGCACCACCCGGGGTGGCGCCGTCAGTCGGCGGTCGTCGGGCGACCGCCCCGGGGACCCGGGGCGGCGCGACGGACGGGGGTTCGTGGCGGGCAGCGGGTACGGCCCGCTTACTGCGGTTACTGCGGTGCGAACTCCACCCAGTTCAGGTTGAACAGGCTGGTGGCCGGCCCGCCCTCGACACCGCCGGCGACCAGGTAGAGCCGGTGCGATCCGGGTGCCGCGGAGACCGCGACGGTCTGCGACGCCCAGGTGGTGTTCGAGGCGGTGGCGGCGAGCGTGGCGCTGCCGACGATCGGGCCGTCGGGTGCGTCGAGCCGTAGCGTCACGGTGGCGCGGGGCTGCCCGGCGGTGGCGGCGGTGCCGCCCGCGTACCGGAGCGTGACCGTGCCGACGCCGCCCAGGTTGATCGGGTCGAACGCGATGTACTCGTTCGGGTCGAAGCCGGTCAGGTGGTTGCCCCCGCCGGTGTCGTTCGTGGTGGCGGAGGTGACGCCGAGCTGCTGCTGGGCGAATTCGGCCTGCTGGCGCCAGGTCTGCAGGACCGCCTGGTCGACGTCCTCCAGCGCCGGCTGGCCGTTCGCGCCCAGGTCGGTGTATTTCGCGCTGACCGCGCCGTAGAGGTAGCCGCCGGCGTGGTCCGCGCCGTCCGCCGGTGAGACGAACGATCCGGAGCAGCCGTTGGCGTCGCTCATGCCGTGCCCGTGCGTGTCGTGGCCGAGCACGAACGAGACCGTGACGCGCGAGCAGTCGATCGGGCCGTCCTCCGGGTCGGTGACGGTGACGGTCCACGGGACCGTGTCGCCCCAGTTGAAGAACGTCCCGGAGATCGGCGAGGTGACCGTGACCGTGGGCCGGGTGTTGCCGACCACGATCTGGTGGGTGAGCACCGCGGTCTTGCCGCTGGAGTCGGTCACCGTGAGGCGCGCGGTGTAGACGCCGTTCGCGGTGTAGGTGAACGTGGGGTTCGGGTCGGCGGAGTCGATCGTGCCGTCCGAGGTGAAGTCCCAGGCGTACGAGATGGATTCGCCCGGGTCCGGGTCGTAGGTGCCGTCGGAGGAGAACTGCACGGTCAGCGGTGCCGGCCCGTTGTCCGGCGTGGCCTCGAGCGCGGCCACCGGGGCTCGCGTGCCCTTGGCGTAGCGGATGACGGACAGCGCCGCGTCCGGGTTCGCCCGGAAGAAGCCGTCGCCGTACTCCAGGACGTAGAGGCTGCCGTCCGGCCCGTACTCCATGTCCATCGGGTTGTCGAAGACCACCCCGGGCAGGAACTGCTCGACGCCGGTCAGGTTCCCGTTGCCGTCGGTCCGCATCATGAAGATCTTGTCGCGGGTGAACTCGCCGAAGACCACGGAGTTGTCGTAGTACTCCGGGAACTTCGACGCGGACGTCGAGCGGGAGTCGTACCGGTAGATCGGCCCGCCCATCGGGCCGACACCACCGGTGCCGATCACCGGCCACTTGAAGTCACACGTGGTCGGCGGCGTGGACAGGTACGAGCCCGGGCACGGGGTACGGGCCTGGAACGTGTACCAGAAGTCCGGCTGCGCGACCGGCGGCAGCGTGGTCAGGCCGGTGTTGCGCGGCGAGTCGTTCGTGACCGCGTCGCAGTTGAACGCGCCCTTCGACTGCTTGGTGGCGAAGTCGTAGTCGATGTACGGCAGCGTGGGCGAGTAGCAGTACGGCCAGCCGTAGTTGCCGGCCCGGTTCGTGGCGAGCCAGCGCCCGGTCCCCTCCGGCCCGCGCGTGGCGGACGGCACCTGCGAGTCCGGCGAGTAGTCGCCGATGTACACGTAGCCCCGCTTGTCCACGTCGAACCGGAACGGGTTGCGCAACCCCATCAGGAAGATCTCCGGCCGGGTCTTGCCGGCGGTGTCCCGCCGCTCGTCGAAGAGGTTCCCGGACGGGACGGTGTAGGTCCCGTCCGCGCCGACCCGGATCCGCAGCACCTTGCCGCGCAGGTCGTTGGTGTTGCCCGAGGAGCGCTGCGCGTCGTAGCCCGGCCCCTGGGTCGGCGACTCGTTGATCGGCGTGTAGCCGTCGGAGCCGCCCGCGTTCGTGTCGTCGCCGGTGACCAGGTAGAGCAGCCCGTTGCCGTCGAACTTGATCTCGCCGGCCACGTGGCAGCAGACGCCGCGGTCCACGTCCACCCGCATGATCTGCTGTTCCGTGCTCATGTCCAGGTGCGGCGTGGGGGTCTCGGTGAACTTGACCCGGGACAGCTGGTTGTAGCCCTTGTACGCGTCCCACACGGACGGATCGTCACTGGTGGCCGGCGCGTCCGTGGTCGGCGTGTTCAGCCTGGGCGCGTAGTAGATGTACACCCATCTGTTGGTGGCGAACTGGGGGTCGAGCGCGACCGACTGCAACCCGTCCTCGTCGTGCTGGTAGACCTCGATCGTGTTGATCACCGGGCTGGCGCCGCTGGCCGGGTCGTACAGCCGGATCTGCCCGCCGCGCGTGTTGTGCAGCACGCGGCCGTCCGGCAGCACGGCCAGCGACATCGGCTCGCCGGGTTCGTCGTTGAGCACGACCTTCTCGTAGTTGCCGGTCACGGTCGCGCCGCAGTCGCCCTCGACCACGCCTGCCGCCCACTGCAGCCCGCCGAGCAGGTGCCGGCGGAACGACGAGTCCAGATAGGACCGGGTGGAGTGGCCGAGTCCGGTGTAGAACGTGCGCCCGCCCTGGTAGTCGCGGCACCAGGAGACCGGGTGGTCGTATCCCACGGTCCCGCCGGTGACCGTGGACTCGTCCAGCGTCGCCAGCACGTGCGCGGTGCCGCGCACGTTGGTGGCGAAGTTGTACCACTCCTCGGACAGCGTCAGCTTGCGCGCGATCCGCTCGGTGGACGGGTGCGCCCGGTCCGCCACGTCGATCGTGGCGTCCTCGACCGGGAGCCTGCCGGCCACGGAGCTGCCGACCAGGTCGCGGTAGAAGTCCCAGTCCGGCTCGGTCTCCGCGGCCGCGTGCACGCCGAGGTAGCCGCCGCCGTTCGTGAAGTACTGCTCGAACGCGGACTGCTGCGAGTCGTTCAGCACGTCACCGGTGGTGTTCAGGAAGACCACCGCGCGGTACTTCGCCAGGTTGGCCGCGGTGAACGCGCCCGCGTTCGCGGTCTCGTCCACGCGGAAGCCGTTCGCCACGCCCATCAACTTGATCGCGGCGGACGCGACCGGGATGGACGCCCGGCGCTCACCGGCCGTCTTCGTGAAGACCAGCACCCGGTACGACCCGGGCTTGCGCGCGTCCGAGCGGAGCGCTTCGGGGCCGTTCTCGGTGGTGGTCAGGGTGTCGGGGTTCTCCGGTTCCGCGGCGACGGCCGAGGGCGGTGCCACGGCCAGGATCGGTAGTGCGATGACCAGGCCTGCCACGGATGCCAGCCATCGACGGACGGATCTTCTCATGGTGTTCCTCCGGGGTCAGAGAGGCGCGTCGGGCCGGTGCCGGTCCGTCACGCCCCGCCACGGGCACGGGGGTTGTGCCTCACCCCTGGCGCGGTGCCACATCCGCCAAGGTCGTGCAAGCCTCGGGCCGCGCCCACGCACCGTCACGCGGGGCGCAACCGCGTGCCGGTCCCTCGCCGGCGCGGCCCGAGGAGTCTGGTTAGAGCTGGACCCAGGACTGGGACTCGGCGGACTTCTCCACCGCGTCCAGCACCAGTTGCACGCCGAGCGCGTCCGCGAACGACGGTGCCGGGTCGGTGCCGTCGCCGATCGCCTCGAGGAGGTCGCGGGCCTGGTGCGTGAAGCCGTGCTCGTACCCGATGAGGTGACCGGTCGGCCACCACGCGGACAGGTACGGGTGCTCGGGCTCGGTGACCAGGATCCGCCGGAATCCCAGCTCCGTGCCCGGCAGCGTGGCGTCGTAGAACTCGAGCTCGTTGAGTCGTTCCAGGTCGAACGCCAGCGAGCCCTTGGTGCCGTTCACCTCGATGCGCAGCCCGTTCTTGCGGCCGGTCGCCATCCGCGTCGCCTCGAACGTGGCGATCGCGCCGCCGGACAGCCGCGCCACGAACAGCGCCGCGTCGTCCACCGTGACCCGGCCTCTGCTCGTTTCAGTGGCCTTCGCGGCCCCGAGCGCCGCACCGTCGTCCGACGGCAGCGGGCGCTCGCGGACGAACGTCTCGGTCAGGCCGGACACGCCGGTGATGGCCTGCCCGGTCACGAACTGCGTCATGTCGATGATGTGCGCGCCGATGTCGCCCAGCGCGCCCGACCCGGCCTTGTCCTTCTGCAACCGCCAGACCAGCGGGAACTCCGGATCGGTGATCCAGTCCTGGAGGTAGACGGCCCGGACGTGCCGCAGGTCGCCGAGCCGGCCGTCCGCGATCAGCTGCCGCATGAACGTGACGGCCGGGACCCGGCGGTAGGTGAAGCCGCACATCGCGCGGACGCCCTGTGCCCGCGCGGTGTCCGCCGCCGCGACCATCGCCCGGGCCTCGGAGACCGTGTTGGCCAGGGGCTTCTCGCAGAGTACGTGCTTGCCCGCGGCGAGCGCGGCGCACGCGATCTCCGCGTGCGAGTCACCCGGCGTGCAGATGTCGACCAGGTCGATGTCGTCGCGGGTGACCAGGTCACGCCAGTCGGTGGTGTGCGCGTCCCAGCCGAGCCGGTCCGCGGCGGCGGCCACGTTCGCCTTGTCCCGGCCCGCGATCAGCGACATGCGGGCGCGTACGGGCAGATCGTAGACGCGGTTGACGGTGCGCCACGCCTGCGAGTGTGCCTCGCCCATGAACGCGTACCCCACCATGCCGATGCGCAGCTCACCCACGGATGAACTCCCTGTCTGTGAAGAAAGTGTGTGTCAGAACCCAAGCTGAAGGTAGTTCGCCGCGTTCTCCTTGGTGATCGTTTCGGAGGCGAGCGTGATGTCCTTCGGCACGGACAGCTCCACCAGGTCGGCCAGGCCGCGGCCCTGCGCGACCAGCCGGGCCAGGGATATCGCGGACGAGGCCATCGACGGGCTGTAGGTGACCGTGGCCTTCAGCACGCTGTTGTCCGCCTGGATCGCCTCGATCGCCGCCTTGGAGCCTGCGCCGCCGACCATGATGAACTCGCTGCGGTTCGCCTGCTGGACCGCGGCGAGCACGCCCACGCCCTGGTCGTCGTCGTGGTTCCAGAGCGCGTCGATCTTCGGCAGCGCCTGTAGCAGGTTCGTCGCCTCGCGCTGGCCGGTGTCGATGGTGAACTCCGCGGCCCGCCGGTTCGCGACCGTGAATCCGGCCGTGGCCAGCGCGTCCTTGAAGCCCTGCGAGCGCTGCTGGGTCAGTTCGAGCGAGTCGATGCCGGCGATCTCGCCGATCACCGGGTTGGTGATGCCCTTCGCCTTCATCTGGGCGACCACGAAGTTGCCGGCCGAGACGCCCATGCCGTAGTTGTCACCCTTGATCATCACGCGGTACGCGAGCGCCTGGGTGAACGCCCGGTCCAGGTTGATCACCGGGATGCCGGCCTGCATGGCCTTGAGCCCGGACGCGGTCAGCTCCTTGCCGTCGTGCGGGAGCATGACGATCGCGTCCGGCTTCTGCGAGATGAGCGTGTCCAGCGCCGCGCGCTGGGCAGCCGCGTCCGCGCCCGCCTCCACGCTGTTGAACGTCACGTCGGAGTACGCGGCGGCCTGCGCCTTCGCGTTGTTCGTGATCGCGGCCATCCAGCCGTGGTCCGCGGCCGGCGCGGAGAAGCCGATCGTGACGGCCTTTCCGGGCGCCGCGTTCGCGTTGTCGCCCTCCGGTCCCTTGGTCTGCGCGGTGCTCGGGCCCTGTTCGTTGCTGGTGCAGGCCGCGAGCAGCGCGCCCGCGCCGACCATGGCCCCGCCGAACAGCAGGCGGCGGCGGGAAGAGTCCTGGATCATGAAGTCCTCGCTCTCGGATCGTGCTGGAGGATGTACGGTGCCCGGCCACCGTCGGTGCCGACGGCCGCCCATGTGCTGTGCTGTGCTGCACCCCTGGTGATCCGGGCGTCGTTCATGTCGTGCGAACGCCGTGCATGACGCCCGGATCACCGCGGAGCGCGCGGCTATGGTCTACGGGAGAAGAGCTTGGTGAGTGAGCCGAACCGGAACTGCTGGATCAGCACGGCGGCGACGATGATGCCGCCCTTGATCATGTTCTGTGACTCGGTGGTGAGGTTGTTGATCGCGAACAGGTTCGTGATCGTGGAGAAGACCAGCACCCCGAAGAGGGCGCCGACGATGGTGCCGCGGCCGCCGGAGAGCAGCGTGCCACCGATGATCGCCGCCGCGATCGCGTCCAGCTCGTAGAGGTTCGCCATCGCGGCCTGCGCGGAGTTCGCCTGCGCGGTCAGCATCAGCGCGCCGATGCCGCAGCAGAGGCCGGAGAGCGCGTAGAGCAGCAGCGTGTGCCGTTTGACGTTGATGCCGGCGAGCCGGGCCGCCTCCGGGTTGCCGCCGACCGCGACCGTGCGCCGGCCGAACGTGGTCCGGTTGAGCAGCACCCAGCCGGCCGCGACGACCAACACCAGAATGATCACCAGCAGCGGTACGCCGAGGATCTCCGTCGACGCGATGCCGTTGATCGTGGCGTCGCCCGAGATCTGCGTCTGCTTGCCGGAGATCGAGGCGGCCAGTCCGCGCGCCGCCACCATCATGGCCAGCGTCGCGATGAACGGCACCAGCCGGCCGTACGAGATGAGCAGGCCGTTGACCAGCCCGGTGCCGACGCCGACCGCGATCGCCGTGAAGATCATGCCGCCCGCGCCGAAGCTCTGGGTGGCGACCGTGGTGGCCCAGACGCCGGCCAGCGCCATGATCGCGCCGACCGACAGGTCGATGCCGCCGCCGATGATCACGAACGTCATGCCGACCGTGACCACGCCGATCGCGGACGCCTGCTGCAGGATCGTGAAGATGTTGTTGCGCACCCACTCCGGGTCGCTGTACAGGTCCGGCCGGGTCAGCACCCCGAGCACGACCAGCACCACCAGCACGCCGATCAGCGCGAGGTTGCGCCCGGCGAACTCGTTGCCCTCACTGCTCCACCAGCGACGCAGGCCGTCGCCGTCCTTCGATATGGCCGGGCGGGTGCCCGGATCGGCCGTCGTGGCCTTCATGCCGCTTCCCCCTCGGTGGTGTCCGTCTCGGCCGCGAGCGCGCCGGTGGTCAGCGAGCCCGCCATGATCATGTCCAGTACCGCTTCCTCGTCCAGTTCGCCGCCGGGCGCCTCGTGGATCACGCTGCCCTCGCGCATGATCAGCACCCGGTCGGCCAGGCCGAGCACCTCGGGCACCTCGCTGGAGACCAGCAGCACGCCCAGCCCGGCCGCGGCCAGGTCGCGGACGACCTGGTACAGCTCGGCCCGCGCGCCGACGTCCACGCCGCGGGTGGGCTCGTCGAGCAGCAGCAGCCGGGTCGGCGTGGCGCCGGCGTCGTGCGGGCCGCCGTTGCGCGGGCCGGTGCCGACCAGCCAGCGGCCGACCACGACCTTCTGCTGGTTGCCGCCGGACAGTTGCCGCACCGGGCGGTGCACGTCCGGCGGGCGCAGGTCGAGGCGCGCCGCGACCGCGCGGGCCGACGCGGCCTCACGCGCGGTGCGGGTGAAGCCGCCCGCCGCGAACCGGCTGAACCCGGCCAGCGTGACGTTGCGGTAGATCGGCTCGTCGAGCAGCAGCGCCTGGCTCTTGCGCTCCTCCGGGGCCATGCCGAGGCCGGCCCGGACCGCCGCGCCCACGCTGCCCGCGCGCAGCCGCCGGCCGTCCATGACCACCGTGCCGGCCTCCGCACGGCGCGCACCGAAAATCGTTTCCAGGAGTTCGGAGCGGCCGGAGCCGACCAGGCCGGCGATGCCGACGATCTCGCCGGGACGCACGGTCAGCGACACGTCCGCGAACTCACCGTGCCGGGTGAGGCCGCGCACCTCCAGCAGCGGAGCCGCGTCCGTGGCGTGCGTGACCCGGTCCGGGAACACGTACTCGATGGTGCGGCCGGTCATTCTGGTGACCAGGTCGCGCGTGGGCGTCTCGCGGGCGGACAGCCCGGCCGCGGTGGTGCGGCCGTCCTTGAGCACGGTCACCCGGTCGCCGATCTCGCGGATCTCCTCCATCCGGTGCGAGATGTAGACGACCGCGATGCCGGCCGCGGTCAGCTCGCGGATGATCCGGAACAGGTTGCCGACCTCGTCGTGCGCGAGCACCGCGCTCGGCTCGTCCATGATGATCAGCTTGGCGTCGTGCGAGAGCGCCCGGGCCATGCTCACGATCTGCTTGCCGGCCGACGGCAGCCGATGCACCGGCCGGCGCGCCGGGATCTCTCCGTGACCGAGCCTTTCCAGGATCGCGCGGGTACGCCGGGCGGTCTCACCCCGCCGGACGAAGCCGAGGCGGCGCGGCTCGTGGCCGAGGAACGCGTTCTCCGCCACCGACAGATCGTCGACCAGGTCCAGCTCCTGGTAGATGGTGGCGATCCCGGCGCGCATCGCGGCCTGCGGATTCGCGA
Coding sequences within it:
- a CDS encoding SCO3242 family prenyltransferase, whose product is MAGLADLAELVRAPAALSVPGDLVAGASAAGVLTPATGALSAASVCLYWAGMAANDWADRHLDATERPERPIPSGRVRPGAAFGLAAGLTAAGLGVAAAVGGRRSLAVALPLAATIWAYDLRAKNTPAGPAVMAACRALDVLLGATTTPRSGPLDASGAVGRALWRALPAAAVIAAHTYTVTELSRREVSGATPALPATTLTATAALSAAIATSTPHRAGPGLKLGDPSTGGATPTPRAAGLGSRAVGFGSRVAGLGRRADGVGSRAASLGSRAAGAGSRDDGSASRAAGTGSRAAGFGSRDAGSGARAAGSGFGGAGFGRRAAGHAFRGAGVAVPAGAGRWSAGRAAVVGALVGQYLAGYGAAQVRAILSPGPGTIRAAVGAGITALPALQGALTARAGSSPAGIAVAAAAPLARLLARKVSPT
- a CDS encoding inositol-3-phosphate synthase — its product is MSFVSPRTGVWLIGARGSVATTAITGALAIRAGLAGTDGCVTELPALARPWLPPIPSLVFGGHDITDTPLPKKAEELGAAGVLPAHLAAALCAELSAVDGSVLPLPESVDGIARDIVHFRESNGLDRVVVINVASTEPVPSQDLETADLDALPPSSRAAYAAFLAGASFVDFTPSTGARLSMLDAMARSRGVPYGGNDGKTGETLVKSVLAPMFASRNLRVRSWSGLNLLGGGDGARLADPAANAAKTASKQRVLADTLGYEPQGTTRIDYVETLGDFKAAWDLISFTGFLGTGMRMEFTWHGCDSALAAPLILDLARLTAAAHAAGRTGALPELAFFFKDPIGDAPGALADQWSRLVTFVEDLSTSLPGTAGTPPAASALPPASAAGFGGSAASPAGASPAVGPTSPVPAPDTADPAAPDHGDTTRHVDAARVDAAHVDGAHVDGAHVDGGRVDGARVDGGRVDGARVDGARLDAARVDGGHVDGGRVDGGRVDAAGVDGGQHVDASRHGGDDAGGGRHAGGVA
- a CDS encoding ThuA domain-containing protein; translation: MRRSVRRWLASVAGLVIALPILAVAPPSAVAAEPENPDTLTTTENGPEALRSDARKPGSYRVLVFTKTAGERRASIPVASAAIKLMGVANGFRVDETANAGAFTAANLAKYRAVVFLNTTGDVLNDSQQSAFEQYFTNGGGYLGVHAAAETEPDWDFYRDLVGSSVAGRLPVEDATIDVADRAHPSTERIARKLTLSEEWYNFATNVRGTAHVLATLDESTVTGGTVGYDHPVSWCRDYQGGRTFYTGLGHSTRSYLDSSFRRHLLGGLQWAAGVVEGDCGATVTGNYEKVVLNDEPGEPMSLAVLPDGRVLHNTRGGQIRLYDPASGASPVINTIEVYQHDEDGLQSVALDPQFATNRWVYIYYAPRLNTPTTDAPATSDDPSVWDAYKGYNQLSRVKFTETPTPHLDMSTEQQIMRVDVDRGVCCHVAGEIKFDGNGLLYLVTGDDTNAGGSDGYTPINESPTQGPGYDAQRSSGNTNDLRGKVLRIRVGADGTYTVPSGNLFDERRDTAGKTRPEIFLMGLRNPFRFDVDKRGYVYIGDYSPDSQVPSATRGPEGTGRWLATNRAGNYGWPYCYSPTLPYIDYDFATKQSKGAFNCDAVTNDSPRNTGLTTLPPVAQPDFWYTFQARTPCPGSYLSTPPTTCDFKWPVIGTGGVGPMGGPIYRYDSRSTSASKFPEYYDNSVVFGEFTRDKIFMMRTDGNGNLTGVEQFLPGVVFDNPMDMEYGPDGSLYVLEYGDGFFRANPDAALSVIRYAKGTRAPVAALEATPDNGPAPLTVQFSSDGTYDPDPGESISYAWDFTSDGTIDSADPNPTFTYTANGVYTARLTVTDSSGKTAVLTHQIVVGNTRPTVTVTSPISGTFFNWGDTVPWTVTVTDPEDGPIDCSRVTVSFVLGHDTHGHGMSDANGCSGSFVSPADGADHAGGYLYGAVSAKYTDLGANGQPALEDVDQAVLQTWRQQAEFAQQQLGVTSATTNDTGGGNHLTGFDPNEYIAFDPINLGGVGTVTLRYAGGTAATAGQPRATVTLRLDAPDGPIVGSATLAATASNTTWASQTVAVSAAPGSHRLYLVAGGVEGGPATSLFNLNWVEFAPQ
- a CDS encoding Gfo/Idh/MocA family protein — protein: MVGYAFMGEAHSQAWRTVNRVYDLPVRARMSLIAGRDKANVAAAADRLGWDAHTTDWRDLVTRDDIDLVDICTPGDSHAEIACAALAAGKHVLCEKPLANTVSEARAMVAAADTARAQGVRAMCGFTYRRVPAVTFMRQLIADGRLGDLRHVRAVYLQDWITDPEFPLVWRLQKDKAGSGALGDIGAHIIDMTQFVTGQAITGVSGLTETFVRERPLPSDDGAALGAAKATETSRGRVTVDDAALFVARLSGGAIATFEATRMATGRKNGLRIEVNGTKGSLAFDLERLNELEFYDATLPGTELGFRRILVTEPEHPYLSAWWPTGHLIGYEHGFTHQARDLLEAIGDGTDPAPSFADALGVQLVLDAVEKSAESQSWVQL
- a CDS encoding substrate-binding domain-containing protein gives rise to the protein MIQDSSRRRLLFGGAMVGAGALLAACTSNEQGPSTAQTKGPEGDNANAAPGKAVTIGFSAPAADHGWMAAITNNAKAQAAAYSDVTFNSVEAGADAAAQRAALDTLISQKPDAIVMLPHDGKELTASGLKAMQAGIPVINLDRAFTQALAYRVMIKGDNYGMGVSAGNFVVAQMKAKGITNPVIGEIAGIDSLELTQQRSQGFKDALATAGFTVANRRAAEFTIDTGQREATNLLQALPKIDALWNHDDDQGVGVLAAVQQANRSEFIMVGGAGSKAAIEAIQADNSVLKATVTYSPSMASSAISLARLVAQGRGLADLVELSVPKDITLASETITKENAANYLQLGF
- a CDS encoding ABC transporter permease; translation: MKATTADPGTRPAISKDGDGLRRWWSSEGNEFAGRNLALIGVLVVLVVLGVLTRPDLYSDPEWVRNNIFTILQQASAIGVVTVGMTFVIIGGGIDLSVGAIMALAGVWATTVATQSFGAGGMIFTAIAVGVGTGLVNGLLISYGRLVPFIATLAMMVAARGLAASISGKQTQISGDATINGIASTEILGVPLLVIILVLVVAAGWVLLNRTTFGRRTVAVGGNPEAARLAGINVKRHTLLLYALSGLCCGIGALMLTAQANSAQAAMANLYELDAIAAAIIGGTLLSGGRGTIVGALFGVLVFSTITNLFAINNLTTESQNMIKGGIIVAAVLIQQFRFGSLTKLFSRRP
- a CDS encoding sugar ABC transporter ATP-binding protein; translated protein: MDENVIQESGDGVILRLTDVVKTFPGVRALDGVQLEVRAGEVHCLLGQNGAGKSTLIKVLAGVHRPDSGRVEWRGRPVEFANPQAAMRAGIATIYQELDLVDDLSVAENAFLGHEPRRLGFVRRGETARRTRAILERLGHGEIPARRPVHRLPSAGKQIVSMARALSHDAKLIIMDEPSAVLAHDEVGNLFRIIRELTAAGIAVVYISHRMEEIREIGDRVTVLKDGRTTAAGLSARETPTRDLVTRMTGRTIEYVFPDRVTHATDAAPLLEVRGLTRHGEFADVSLTVRPGEIVGIAGLVGSGRSELLETIFGARRAEAGTVVMDGRRLRAGSVGAAVRAGLGMAPEERKSQALLLDEPIYRNVTLAGFSRFAAGGFTRTAREAASARAVAARLDLRPPDVHRPVRQLSGGNQQKVVVGRWLVGTGPRNGGPHDAGATPTRLLLLDEPTRGVDVGARAELYQVVRDLAAAGLGVLLVSSEVPEVLGLADRVLIMREGSVIHEAPGGELDEEAVLDMIMAGSLTTGALAAETDTTEGEAA